ataAGGGAATTTTGCTCTAAACTGCCAAAATACCTTATTTCCTTATATTGTGGGAGTGTGGGACGGATGTAAGTATTAACACAATCAGGCAAGCAGGATAGCGCTCTCAAAGTAGCATATATTATTCAATCTTGATGAAAGAGGGACACAAGCCATCATCTATAGTGATGGTGCCTCTTACAAACTTCAACACACGGGTAACAAGCATACACTCAAGAGTCAAGAGGTGGCTAGGTTTTGTGTGTACAATGGAACACGCAGGCATGTACACAACCAAGTATACTCCACCCCAAACTATAGTCTTTGCAATGGTTTTGGCAGTTGCTCAGAAACCATGAATCTTGATGTGTTCCTTCTTCACAATGCCGGCCTGCGGGACATAGCATGTTACAACAAGTCAAGACGTATTCTTTTCATACATCACAGCATGTGTACATCTAATTGCAGTAAGCATGCACAAGAAGAATGATCCCTACCTGAACAAGAAAATTTGATACGTTTTTCCTCTGATCACCCTGAAGTTGAATGACCTACAGAGTGAAGCATTGATCAGAAAAACTAGCTCAGAAAGATAGAAAAACGTAAAGATCAGGCACCACAAATTTCGGTTATTACACACACCTGGCCAAGCTCTGGGTCCTGGACAACAGTACCATTGCAGCAAAACTCTTTCTTGAGATCTTTGAGGATCTTGTTGTAGCTGAATTCCTTCTTCAATCCCTGGACAGTGGTCAGGCTCTTACGGCCATTACGCTGCTGGATGCGTACATGAACGTAGTCCTTTGATCCTGCAGCCGCACCAGAGTCTCCAGCATTGGCCTCAGCAAAGGGATCTGTACATGTTCAGGAAAACATGATGAGCACAAATATTCCAGGCACTCAGACCATCACAAAGAGGGAAGAGAACAACATGCATACCGAAGGCAGTTGGGATCTGAATGTCGAGATCAGACATGAAACTTTGCTGGTGAAAGTGGCAAGCTACACCAAGAACTGCACAAAGGAAATGAATCATAAGAACAAGCAGTATAACTATCCCGATTACAGCTTCATAAATTTCTTTCTGTAATCAAGCAGTCAAGGAATAACCAAAAAGAAACTTCTACAGGTAGATACAAGAGGATAATCGATAGATAATCGATGTGAATTTGAAAACAAAATTGAGGACAGTTCATGCCAGACTTTCAGCTCAGAATAATGAAGGGGTGAaagctaataaaaaaaataatccaaatGAATACTGCTTATGCTACAGTTCATTTCATATAATTAAAAATGGAGATCAGAAATCGGATAAGTTCTTCTCCTGACTAAACTATAGGGGTATTACCTATAAACTGAACTACAGCTAGGATAACGCTATAAAAGCATTATTTGTAGCAATCAATTCATTGAACTGAACCAGAAAGTGACTTTTTAAGatatttgggaaaaaaaattctggGACTAAAGCAAATCGGAAGAACAGGGAATCCCCTGTTCCTGAGGATTATAACTGTTTTCATGAATTTCGTGATGGGGACTACTGTATCTAAACAAGCCAGCTGCGAAATTTTGGACAGGCTTAAGAATCAATCATTCAATCTCATCAACGGGACCGTCTTCAAAGTTGGATTATTTTTGTTCAATAGGGAATAAACAAAGGATAGCTTCGTCAAATCGAGAAGCATCACTACCAGAATCGAGGACCAAACAAATGTACTTTATTACACCAAGCAAAATCACCGGTGCTCTGATTTTACCTCAAACAAAAGGTACTCACAAAATCGCAAGATTCCGATCCCTAAACCATTTCATTTCCATAGAGCTCTCCAGACGATTGAAAACCATACTACTAATCAAACCGAACCGATAACATGCAACATCAAGAACCCCTCTATCCCAAATCCAAGAACAGGAATCATCACAGATACAGATCCCCTTTCCTAACATCAAGGCCCGTACTACACAACCTAGAACAATAAATTCAAGAACAACCGAAGGGAGGCACATACCCtgtgaggaggaggtggaggagggaagAGATCGACCAAGAACTCGACCGGAAGATATGGATCGAGGAGGCGGTCGCTCGGCTTCTGCTAGTCGCGTGTCCTTGGTGCTCTCCCTCTTCTTGGCTTGGATGCCTCCTATATAGAGAGGGGAAAAGGGGGGAGGAATTTATagacgggaggaggaggatgcttGGTTTTCTttgcctctcctcctctctcctggcCGCAAAGCCTGCTGTTAAAAGGTTGTTGCGGACTTGCTGTCCTCCGTTAGATCATCGTTTTTTGTGGGTTGTTCTGTGGGCAGCCACTCTGTTGTTGCCTGTGTGCCCAATATGGGAGATTGGCGCTCGCGCACGagcaaaattcttttttttttttgtatgtgaAAAACCTAAATAGTTCGTTTCATACTTTTCATGCTATTctgtaaaattattttttgtattTTAGATATTATTAAAAGTGGTCTGGTGATGGTGGAGTGCTTGAATTCAGATATTGCTACCTAAATGTATTAAATAGGCGAGTGATATTAGAGATGTGTCGCTAGTTGAACGTGTATTGAGGAGGTGCACTCACACATGCACATGAGCACAAAGTGTGTGCGTAAGTACCTTGCATCTAATCGAAAAaagataaataataaaaataagtcAATTGTCTTTAATTACTAAATAAAAATTGAGATGGAGTAAGACATGTCCTTAATGACGTGCGATATAACGAATGCacaaactataaaattatataattatatgtTTAAATCTTTGCCGATACGTTCAGAATATCttcattctatttttttttaaaaaaaaatatctctctTTACCCATTGAGTTCAGCTAGAAAGATTTTTTTATTCAAGAAGAGTTTGATGACAATTATGGCTACCTCGAATAATTTAACTTCATGACAGAGATGTGAACGTATATTCTAAGCAATAATGATTTCATTTTCCCACTTAATTACTAAGGAAAACGAAACTAGTGTAGCGAC
The window above is part of the Oryza sativa Japonica Group chromosome 7, ASM3414082v1 genome. Proteins encoded here:
- the LOC4343445 gene encoding protein translation factor SUI1 homolog, with amino-acid sequence MSDLDIQIPTAFDPFAEANAGDSGAAAGSKDYVHVRIQQRNGRKSLTTVQGLKKEFSYNKILKDLKKEFCCNGTVVQDPELGQVIQLQGDQRKNVSNFLVQAGIVKKEHIKIHGF